The Pseudonocardia broussonetiae DNA segment GACGCCGGAGTAGCGGAGCTCGAAGCTCGCCACCGCGTCGTCGGTGACCACGGCGCGGACTCGCGTGACGCACAGCGGCTTCACCCGGCCCTGGCGGCAGTCGTTGGCGCGGTCCCACATCAGCTTGACCGGCTTGCCGATGGCCTTCGCGGCCTCCGACGCCTCCTGGACGTGGTCGTTGAACAGGCGGCGGCCGAACGAGCCACCGCCCGGGACGACGTGGAAGGTGACGTCGTTGACGCCGATGCCGAGCTTCTGCGACACGATCTTCGCGCCGGCGATCGGGCTCTTCGCCGGGGCCCAGACCTCGGCCTTGCCGTCCTTGAAGGACACGATCGCGCAGTTGGTCTCCAGCGCGGACCCGTTGCGGGAGTAGTGGACCAGCTCCTGCTCGAGGGTCTTGCCGGGCACCGCGGGCGCCACCAGCGGCAGCTCGGCAGCGCGCAGCCCCTCGACGATGTCCTCGTCGTTCTTGCCGGCGACGGTGCCGGGGTTCCAGTTCAGCTCCAGCGCGTTCACGCCGTCGATGGCCTGGCCGAAGGTCAGCGCACGGACGGCGATGCCGTTGCCGATCGGCGCGACATCGGTGACGCCGGGCATGTTGCGGACCTCGTCGAGGTTCGAGGGCCCGCCGTCGGGGAAGCCGTTCAGGTCGGGCGCCCGGCAGATCACCGTGGGCAGCGCGTCGGGCACCTGGATGTCCATGGCGAACTTCTTCGCCCCGGTGACCATGGCGCGCGCGTCGTCCTTGATGCGCGACTTGCCGAGGACCTTGAACTCCTCCTGCGGCTTGAGGAGGACCTCGACCGGCGTGGTGACCGGCACGGCCGCCAGCCTGCTCAGCTCGCCGAAGCCGATCGCCTTGCCGGCGGTGTCGGTGACGGTGAGACCCAGGGTCTCGAGCTCCCGCGCCTCGGAACCCAGCGCCAGCGCAGCCGCCTCGAGCAGCGCGCCCTTGGCGATCGCGGCCGCGACCCGGACCGGGGTGAACAGCGAGTAGGTCGTGCTGGACCCACCGGTGAGCTGGTTGAAGACCAGCTCCGGGCGGGCGTCCGCCAGCGTGACGTCGACGTCGCTCGGGTCGATGCCCATCTCCTCGGCGATGACCATCGCGAAGAGCGTCTGGATGCCCTGGCCGTTGTCCGAGCGCGGCAGCGCGAACGCCACCCGGCCGTCCTCCTTCACCTCGACCCTGAGGAGGGGGTTGGTCGGGACGCAGGCGTCGCGGTACGCGTCGACGAACTCGTAGTACTCGGGAGTCTGCGGCGGCGACGGCAGCGCGGCGGCGCTCGCCTCCGCTCCACCCCAGGCGGCCTGCCGGCCGACGTCCGCGACGACGACGAGCGTCGGCGCGGCGACCAGGTAGCCGAGGAACTTCCGGCGGTTGACCGACATCAGCCCGGAGCCGAAGATCTTGCGCTGGTCGCGGGGTGTGGTGGTGCCTGCGCTGTGAGCGGGCATCGTCGTCCTCTCGTTACTTGATCCCGGCCGGATGCGGGGGGGGAGCGAATCCGGTTCGAGACAGCTTGTGCCAGTAACGAAGCCCGTTCGGCCGCGATACGCGGGGGAGGTCGGGTACCCACCCCCACCCCCGCCCCGTCGTGGTGGCGGGAGACACAGCGACCTGCAGTTCTCAGGTGACCCTTACCAGCACCTGCTAGGCCATTCGGGCTAGTGTTCCGCATCTGCGGATTCGCCGAAACATGCCTGGAACCACCCTTTCGGGGGTGGGTCGGCGCCGTGACCTGCACCC contains these protein-coding regions:
- a CDS encoding molybdopterin cofactor-binding domain-containing protein — its product is MPAHSAGTTTPRDQRKIFGSGLMSVNRRKFLGYLVAAPTLVVVADVGRQAAWGGAEASAAALPSPPQTPEYYEFVDAYRDACVPTNPLLRVEVKEDGRVAFALPRSDNGQGIQTLFAMVIAEEMGIDPSDVDVTLADARPELVFNQLTGGSSTTYSLFTPVRVAAAIAKGALLEAAALALGSEARELETLGLTVTDTAGKAIGFGELSRLAAVPVTTPVEVLLKPQEEFKVLGKSRIKDDARAMVTGAKKFAMDIQVPDALPTVICRAPDLNGFPDGGPSNLDEVRNMPGVTDVAPIGNGIAVRALTFGQAIDGVNALELNWNPGTVAGKNDEDIVEGLRAAELPLVAPAVPGKTLEQELVHYSRNGSALETNCAIVSFKDGKAEVWAPAKSPIAGAKIVSQKLGIGVNDVTFHVVPGGGSFGRRLFNDHVQEASEAAKAIGKPVKLMWDRANDCRQGRVKPLCVTRVRAVVTDDAVASFELRYSGVNMEVDEGLTDVLSSQLIKAPGGNLGVSETFWEISVHTPYNFGVNTRLMVETNYGFNTGSTRNVYGPDTCTARELMIDRIAERLRKDPVEFRTEFVKTDRLRKVIQRAADEADWGKSMPEGMAQGIGVHQEYKCATACVVEIDARPETVNRQVRSGRTGPRVTKVTFVVDPGLLLNPTGFEGQVLGGINDGIANAMTAGLHLENGSFVEASWDNYFYTRQWNTPPEVNVILIEDSEYPEPGGAGEVSVAATMSAVVNAFRRATGVEPEYTPVLHKEPFPEGFTQYPTSPPIPESPRNGLDFTF